The following coding sequences lie in one Candidatus Coatesbacteria bacterium genomic window:
- a CDS encoding peroxiredoxin: MAGMPLIGDKFPEMQVQTTHGPRKLPHDMKGRWWILFSHPADFTPVCTTEFHAFQARWEQFQELDCDLLGLSVDQVFSHIKWVEWIGDNLDTEIKFPIIADTGQVAETLGLIHPGKGTNTVRAVFFVDPRATIRAMLYYPQELGRNMDEFVRMVKGFQLADEKKVAIPADWPENKLVGDHVIVPPASDHEAAKKRMQSKDHECYDWWFCHKKA; encoded by the coding sequence ATGGCCGGCATGCCTCTGATCGGCGACAAGTTCCCCGAGATGCAAGTTCAGACCACCCACGGTCCGCGCAAGCTGCCCCACGACATGAAGGGCCGCTGGTGGATCCTTTTCAGCCACCCCGCCGATTTTACCCCCGTCTGCACCACGGAGTTCCACGCTTTCCAGGCCCGCTGGGAGCAGTTCCAGGAGCTGGACTGCGATCTCCTCGGCCTCTCCGTCGACCAGGTCTTCAGCCACATCAAGTGGGTCGAGTGGATCGGCGACAACCTGGACACCGAGATCAAGTTCCCGATCATCGCCGACACCGGCCAGGTGGCCGAGACCCTGGGCCTGATCCACCCCGGCAAGGGCACCAACACCGTGCGCGCCGTCTTCTTCGTCGACCCCCGGGCCACCATCCGCGCCATGCTCTACTACCCCCAGGAGCTGGGCCGCAACATGGACGAGTTCGTCCGGATGGTCAAGGGTTTCCAACTGGCCGACGAGAAGAAGGTCGCCATCCCGGCTGACTGGCCGGAGAACAAGCTGGTCGGCGACCACGTCATCGTCCCGCCGGCCTCGGACCACGAAGCCGCCAAGAAGCGGATGCAGTCCAAAGACCACGAGTGCTACG